In Acanthopagrus latus isolate v.2019 chromosome 16, fAcaLat1.1, whole genome shotgun sequence, one DNA window encodes the following:
- the zc2hc1c gene encoding zinc finger C2HC domain-containing protein 1C, whose protein sequence is MSTSTRRGQSLQGQTNNTGKKHGVVNNKAQQVAAPGRRAGEVDLPFPNKPVTIRPHNPRTLASHLTKEPRTKEHRSSGTRETAASQHPRRDFHRQSKLELHIDKEIHAKKLLLQEKLWRLEETVTQKIQKDSVKAAAGDNQMRREPVRGSSMMKQEKRHEDVKQLRERQEDQRDDDRMRNTHAGEMARWKKRETEVSHSPHSQRKGQRGTHEITVHGQDMSGEPIKSRWENVKERTRGNGGDGKDNGMWGETVVKAKERDKTRDQKYRDRTWKDMYGSDDEQDKLQMSQQKISHRTATENRRGAGRNQSGEPRLPPVSGPSHSDGPEQGELTLTESTDVGSQRLPCKICNRKFASERLEVHVKICKKHKQSHRQVFNSYNNRTKGSTLEEFLKFHSVSTTPEVLKKKNPRQNHKGNAKNLQEVRLPAGTPQQKWSRHFSYEPVE, encoded by the exons ATGAGCACAAGCACAAGAAGAGGACAGAGTCTTCAAGGGCAGACCAAcaatacaggaaaaaaacatggcgTTGTCAATAATAAAGCACAACAGGTTGCTGCACCTGGTAGGAGAGCAGGTGAAGTTGACCTGCCATTTCCTAACAAGCCTGTGACAATTAGACCTCACAACCCCAGGACACTCGCCTCACACCTTACAAAAGAACCAAGAACCAAAGAACATCGTTCAAGTGGCACCAGAGAGACCGCGGCATCCCAGCATCCGAGAAGAGACTTTCACAGACAGTCCAAATTAGAACTGCACATTGACAAAGAAATTCATGCTAAAAAGCTGTTGCTACAGGAGAAACTGTGGAGGCTAGAGGAAACAGTAACACAAAAAATCCAGAAAGATagtgttaaagctgctgcaggtgataACCAGATGAGAAGAGAACCAGTCAGAGGTAGTTCAATGATGaagcaagaaaaaagacatGAGGATGTTAAACAACTTAGGGAGAGGCAAGAAGATCAGAGGGATGATGACAGAATGAGGAATACACATGCAGGAGAAATGGccagatggaaaaaaagggaaacagaaGTTTCACACAGTCCCCACTCGCAAAGAAAAGGACAAAGGGGAACTCATGAGATCACAGTTCATGGGCAAGACATGAGTGGAGAGCCAATCAAATCGAGGTGGGAAAATGTGAAAGAGCGCACCAGAGGAAATGGAGGGGATGGAAAAGATAATGGCATGTGGGGAGAAACAGTTgtgaaagcaaaagaaagagacaagacAAGAGATCAGAAATACAGGGACAGGACATGGAAAGATATGTATGGTTCAGATGACGAACAAGACAAGCTTCAGATGAGCCAACAGAAAATTTCTCATCGAACTGCAACAGAGAATCGCAGAGGTGCAGGGAGAAACCAGTCCGGGGAACCACGGCTTCCACCAGTCTCCGGCCCTTCTCATTCAGATGGACCGGAGCAGGGGGAGCTCACACTTACAGAGAGCACTGACGTCGGAAGCCAACGTCTTCCTTGCAAAATCTGCAACAGGAAGTTTGCAAGCGAAAGGTTAGAGGTACATgtcaaaatatgcaaaaagCATAAACAATCACATCGCCAAGTCTTCAACTCCTACAACAACAGGACCAAGGGATCCACCTTAGAGGAGTTCTTGAAATTCCACAGCGTATCCACGACTCCAGAG gttttaaagaaaaagaacccAAGACAGAACCACAAGGGAAACGCAAAGAATCTGCAAGAGGTTCGACTGCCAGCTGGGACCCCACAGCAAAAATGGTCCAGACACTTCAGTTATGAACCAGTTGAATAA
- the LOC119004337 gene encoding serine/threonine-protein kinase Nek9 yields MSLDDYERHFDSLNSDLGGGSVVSERSGSGTFNGEEEKLHYIPIRILGRGAFGEATLYRRTEDNSLVVWKEVDLNSLSEKERRDVMNEISILSMLEHNNIIAYFNHFMDKNSLFIELEYCNGGNLYDKINQQKGKLFSEEVVIWYLYQIASAVSHIHKAGILHRDIKTLNIFLTKTDLIKLGDYGLAKKLDADVSMAETCVGTPYYMSPELCQGAKYNLKSDIWAMGCVIFEVLTLTRTFDATNPLNLCVKIVQGNWTMEVNSDVYSSALIKLVYECLDQDPANRPTSDQILAQPIISCYRQELEDRVALLNSAMKKPKLSTVTDTPVAVVTTRSREVYFWGGGKFTPHKMDMFKGGSSAQHVCAGESHFAVVTVEKELYTWANVQCGAKMVGQLGHGDQASYRQPKKVEKLQGKAIRQVACGADFTACITDEDQMYMFGSDYYGCIGVEGELGMEILEPVLLEFFEERPVRQVSCGDNHVVVLTQCGDIYSWGCGEYGRLGLECEDDFSSPMQVDIPKGATITSVSCGSDGTFFLTEAGKVLACGNNEFNKLGLNQGISGLKNHPGEAYQGIPYITTLTLAKQLSRFKIHAIAPGKTHTAAVDGRGRLITFGCNKYGQLGVKDFKKHQGVQVLVGPFGGKIVTKLSCGDGFTIAATEDNQIFAWGNAGNGRLGMPADKGFGSEVCPAMPRPIFGSLHHVPDLSCRGWHTIIIMEKVLNSKTIRSNSSGLSIGSGLGQEASTSTVDLDIEPGSETECRDRGLGGTMEDNSEECFLETPMMSATSQTGDSSCPFWLRKELEDAEFIPLPEGSELPTPDQLSSISESITLPYEELKELKAAAAAVSSKTGLSTKRMSCGRVNGQDEDDVFKKGPSGACCKASSEVTQLRETVAHQEMRIQMLEKQVDEQKKENERLWAAISRSTLREAGCDSNGNHRSDRMPRDEGGRGGGFTKHGGRSAGASV; encoded by the exons atgtcactGGACGACTATGAGAGACACTTCGACTCGCTAAATTCAGATTTAGGCGGCGGGTCCGTGGTCAGTGAGCGATCAGGGTCGGGCACGTTTAATGGCGAAGAAGAGAAGTTGCATTACATTCCTATCCGGATCCTCGGGAGGGGGGCGTTTGGTGAGGCAACTCTGTACAGGAGGACAGAG GACAACTCGCTGGTGGTATGGAAGGAGGTGGACCTGAACTCGCTCTCCGAGAAGGAGCGCAGGGATGTCATGAACGAGATAAGCATCCTCTCCATGCTGGAGCACAATAACATCATAGCCTACTTCAATCACTTCATGGATAAAAACTCCCTGTTCATTGAGTTAGAGTATTGCAATG GAGGAAATCTCTACGACAAAATCAATCAGCAGAAGGGGAAACTCTTCAGCGAGGAG GTGGTCATATGGTACCTGTACCAGATTGCCTCAGCAGTGTCCCACATTCACAAGGCTGGGATCTTACACAG AGATATCAAAACTCTGAACATTTTCCTGACCAAGACCGACCTCATCAAGCTCGGCGACTACGGCCTCGCTAAGAAGCTTGACGCTGACGTTTCGATGGCAGAGACT TGTGTGGGAACGCCATATTACATGTCACCAGAATTGTGCCAGGGAGCAAAGTACAACTTAAAATCAGACATCTGGGCCATGGGTTGTGTCATCTTTGAAGTCTTAACTCTGACAAGAACATTTGATGCAACG AACCCTCTGAACCTTTGTGTGAAAATAGTCCAGGGAAACTGGACTATGGAAGTGAACTCGGATGTTTATTCCTCGGCGCTGATCAAACTGGTGTATGAGTGTCTTGATCAA GATCCAGCGAACAGACCCACGTCCGATCAGATTCTGGCCCAGCCGATCATCTCCTGCTACAGGCA GGAGCTTGAAGATCGAGTTGCCCTGCTGAATTCAGCAATGAAAAAACCAAA GCTGAGTACAGTGACTGACACCCCTGTCGCTGTGGTGACCACGCGCTCAAGAGAGGTGTACTTCTGGGGCGGAGGGAAGTTCACCCCCCACAAGATGGACATGTTTAAAGGAGGCAGCAGTGCCCAACACGTGTGTGCAGGCGAGAGTCACTTTGCGGTGGTGACGGTGGAAAAGGAGCTGTATACATGGGCC AACGTCCAATGCGGAGCCAAGATGGTGGGCCAGCTGGGGCACGGAGACCAGGCCTCGTACCGGCAGCCAAAGAAGGTGGAGAAGCTACAGGGGAAGGCCATCCGACAGGTGGCGTGTGGAGCTGACTTCACGGCGTGCATCACTG ATGAGGACCAAATGTACATGTTTGGGTCGGACTATTACGGCTGCATCGGAGTGGAGGGTGAGCTCGGCATGGAGATTTTGGAGCCGGTGCTTTTGGAGTTTTTCGAGGAGCGGCCTGTTCGCCAGGTGTCGTGTGGAGACAACCATGTGGTGGTCCTGACTCAGTGCGGAGACATCTACTCCTGGGGCTGTGGAGAGTATG GGCGTCTCGGTCTAGAATGTGAGGACGACTTCTCCTCCCCGATGCAA GTGGACATCCCTAAAGGTGCCACCATCACTTCAGTGTCCTGTGGCAGCGATGGAACCTTCTTTTTGACAGAAGCTGGAAAAGTCCTAGCGTGTGGAAACAATGAGTTTAATAAGCTTGGGCTGAACCAGGGAATCTCTGGTCTCAAAAACCACCCTGGAGAG GCTTACCAGGGAATCCCGTACATCACCACACTGACCTTGGCAAAGCAGCTGTCGCGGTTCAAGATCCACGCCATAGCTCCAGGGAAGACCCACACAGCTGCAGTTGACG GACGCGGACGTCTGATCACGTTCGGGTGCAACAAGTACGGACAGCTGGGCGTCAAGGACTTTAAGAAACACCAGGGCGTTCAAGTCCTCGTTGGACCCTTCGGAGGGAAGATAGTGACCAAACTGTCTTGTGGAGATGGCTTCACTATTGCAGCCACTGAGG ACAATCAGATCTTTGCGTGGGGAAATGCAGGAAACGGGCGGCTTGGGATGCCTGCTGATAAAGGATTTGGTTCAGAGGTATGCCCTGCCATGCCAAGGCCCATCTTTGGTTCCCTCCACCATGTACCAGACCTCTCTTGCCGTGGCTGGCACACCATTATCATTATGG AGAAAGTGCTCAACTCCAAGACTATTCGCTCAAACAGCAGTGGACTATCAATTGGCAGTG gcctgGGCCAGGAGGCATCTACATCCACAGTTGATCTGGACATAGAACCTGGTTCAGAGACGGAGTGTCGTGACAGGGGTCTTGGGGGCACAATGGAGGATAATTCAGAGGAGTGCTTCCTGGAGACCCCGATGATGTCAGCAACAAGTCAGACTGGCGACAGCTCCTGCCCTTTCTGGCttagaaag GAGCTCGAGGATGCTGAGTTTATTCCTTTACCAGAAGGCTCGGAGCTGCCCACTCCTGACCAGCTCTCTTCTATCTCTGAGAGCATCACGCTGCCTTATGAGGAGCTGAAAGAGCTAAAGGCcgcggcagcagcagtcagcagtaaGACGGGCTTATCG ACTAAACGAATGAGCTGTGGCAGAGTCAACGGACAGGACGAGGATGATGTCTTCAAAAAAGGACCCTCAGGGGCATGCTGTAAAGCAAGTAGCGAGGTCACACAG CTGCGAGAGACGGTTGCTCATCAAGAGATGAGGATCCAGATGCTTGAGAAGCAG GTCGATGAGCAGAAGAAGGAGAACGAGAGGCTCTGGGCAGCGATCAGTCGCTCAACGCTACGGGAAGCAGGATGCGACAGTAATGGGAACCATCGCTCTGATCGTATGCCCAGggatgaaggaggaagaggaggcggatTCACAAAGCACGGGGGCCGATCTGCAGGGGCAAGCGTGTGA
- the LOC119004921 gene encoding uncharacterized protein LOC119004921 encodes MIPNDFNTDGNSLHHNTGNKGSVRTIRVGSRSLPLYPLVIVCLGLLNTILLLTAIVIGIYCGQASEVSSPDQITVQALIVEVKQLQVMQTDAIKAWQEAQQALKEELVRHQQLKLQLEQNKTLSDSLQKQLETLHVERATLQSDTSDTEESCGRCPPGWFLANTTCYFHSKSTSDPLKNWHDSRADCIRRGANLTVIDSWEEQLNLFETLPRLDPSIRPWWSKSGGVWFGLTDIHSEGNWVWLNNVTLQGEGYWIPGEPNDYGQREDCAALMIMRNPRAAWFDADCKGDKEWLCEMEPSYANMMMLPYRVPRKSFCEVYHCTNKHRPIIPSNGLVWGRNPIKLSLSCSIQKAVVCIHGTAVMDSSQRRMFFFCSEIFGRGGSTFCKDRQVLLCLGLLNVVLLIVAVIIGINCAKVREGSLHVSHSAVAPIIDELNFLRSNHSDVIEAEEEAKIALERAAKNHAQLKEKIEKQRTINDNYQKQVEELQEELINLHSNMSALEENCGRCLSGWVLYNSSCYFFSYTESSTVTKNWPDSRVDCIRRGADLIVIDSMEEQRFVSGSIGNMRGTQDILGNSFWIGLSDTETEGTWVWINNVTEVERRYWMDGEPNNAHRHGEDCATAVYSPSNPWKTRNDINCKLYQRHWICEMTSS; translated from the exons ATGATTCCAAATGATTTCAACACAGATGGAAACTCTTTACACCataacacaggaaacaaag gATCTGTGCGCACAATCAGAGTCGGGTCCAGAAGTCTCCCGCTGTATCCACTGGTTATCGTGTGTTTAGGACTGCTAAACACTATTCTGCTGTTAACTGCTATTGTTATTGGGATTTACT GTGGTCAAGCCAGTGAGGTATCCAGTCCCGACCAAATAACAGTACAGGCGCTCATTGTAGAGGTGAAGCAGCTTCAGGTAATGCAGACTGATGCCATCAAAGCTTGGCAGGAGGCCCAACAAGCACTTAAGGAAGAGCTTGTGAGGCATCAGCAGCTGAAACTGCAGTTAGAGCAGAACAAGACCCTCAGCGACAGCCTTCAGAAGCAGCTCGAGACACTACACGTTGAGAGGGCAACACTGCAGTCCGATACATCTGATACAG AGGAAAGTTGTGGAAGATGTCCGCCTGGGTGGTTTTTAGCCAACACAACGTGCTACTTCCACTCTAAATCTACATCCGATCCTTTGAAGAACTGGCATGACAGCAGGGCGGACTGTATCAGGCGTGGGGCCAACCTGACCGTGATAGATAGCTGggaggagcag CTCAATCTATTCGAGACCCTACCAAGGCTGGATCCAAGCATTCGGCCATGGTGGAGCAAGTCAGGTGGAGTGTGGTTTGGCCTTACAGATATCCACTCAGAGGGCAACTGGGTGTGGTTAAACAATGTGACGCTGCAGGGTGAAGG GTACTGGATACCGGGGGAGCCCAACGACtatggacagagagaggactGTGCAGCACTTATGATCATGAGAAACCCTCGGGCAGCATGGTTTGATGCAGACTGCAAGGGGGACAAGGAATGGTTATGTGAAATGGAACCCAGCTA TGCCAACATGATGATGCTTCCCTACAGGGTGCCAAGGAAGAGTTTT TGTGAGGTTTACCACTGCACTAATAAACATAGGCCTATAATTCCAAGTAATGGGTTGGTTTGGGGAAGAAACCCAAtaaaactttcactttcatgcTCAATACAAAAAGCGGTAGTCTGTATCCACGGCACTGCAGTCATGGACAGTTCACAGAGAAGGATGTTCTTCTTTTGCTCCGAAATATTTGGGCGAG GCGGATCCACTTTCTGTAAAGATCGTCAAGTTTTACTCTGTCTTGGACTgctgaatgttgttttgctgattGTGGCTGTTATTATTGGGATTAACT GTGCCAAAGTCAGAGAGGGTTCCCTCCATGTTTCACACTCAGCTGTAGCACCGATCATCGATGAGCTGAACTTTCTCCGCAGCAACCACAGTGATGTGATCGAAGCCGAAGAGGAAGCCAAGATCGCCTTAGAGAGGGCAGCTAAAAACCATGCACAACTGAAGGAGAAAATCGAGAAGCAGAGGACCATCAATGACAATTATCAGAAGCAGGTTGAGGAACTGCAAGAAGAGCTGATAAATCTCCACTCCAATATGTCGGCTTTGG AGGAGAACTGTGGCAGATGCCTCTCTGGATGGGTTCTTTACAACTCGTCCTGCTATTTTTTCTCTTACACTGAGTCCTCTACTGTTACAAAAAACTGGCCAGATAGCAGAGTTGACTGCATCAGACGTGGAGCTGACTTGATTGTGATCGACAGCATGGAGGAGCAG AGATTTGTGAGTGGCAGCATTGGAAATATGAGAGGGACCCAGGACATCCTAGGGAACTCATTCTGGATTGGTCTcagtgacacagagacagaggggacaTGGGTCTGGATTAATAATGTCACCGAAGTGGAACGAAG GTACTGGATGGACGGAGAACCAAACAATGCACACCGCCATGGAGAAGACTGTGCGACAGCGGTTTATAGCCCCAGCAATCCATGGAAGACCCGTAACGATATCAACTGTAAGTTGTACCAGAGACACTGGATATGTGAGATGACATCAAGCTAG
- the LOC119004737 gene encoding oxidized low-density lipoprotein receptor 1-like: MENQQRWTGAGQKISFIPNLTKVSFNRDGKVCSCYQIQGTDGSNRLVLLCLGLLNVVLLITAVVLGVNCAKVREGSLHVSHSAVAPIIDELNFLRSNHSDVIEAEEEAKIALERAAKNHAQLKEKIEKQRTINDNYQKQVEELQEELIHLQSNMSALEGTCGRCLPGWVLYNSSCYYFSVIESSTIKKNWHDSRADCIRKGADLIVIDNKEEQRFVSDCSENAKTGYSIFEDGFWIGLTDTKSEGTWVWINNVTEVEQRYWMDHQIHLMYDESLYSDRFYIYEEPDSVASREDCAVAVHSPSNPWKTRYHASCQREHRHWICEMTSS; the protein is encoded by the exons ATGGAGAATCAACAAAGATGGACAGGTGCTGGGCAGAAAATATCATTCATACCAAATTTAACCAAGGTTTCCTTCAACCGCGATGGAAAAGTTTGCTCTTGCTATCAAATACAAG GTACAGATGGATCCAACCGGCTGGTTTTACTCTGCCTGGGACTGCTGAACGTTGTTTTGCTGATAACTGCGGTGGTTCTCGGGGTTAACT GTGCCAAAGTCAGAGAGGGTTCCCTCCATGTTTCACACTCAGCTGTAGCACCGATCATCGATGAGCTGAACTTTCTCCGCAGCAACCACAGTGATGTGATCGAAGCTGAAGAGGAAGCCAAGATCGCCTTAGAGAGGGCAGCTAAAAACCATGCACAACTGAAGGAGAAAATCGAGAAGCAGAGGACCATCAATGACAATTATCAGAAGCAGGTTGAGGAACTGCAAGAAGAGCTGATACATCTGCAGTCCAATATGTCGGCTTTGG AGGGGACTTGTGGCAGGTGCCTCCCTGGATGGGTTCTTTACAACTCGTCCTGCTATTACTTTTCTGTCATTGAGTCCTCtactatcaaaaagaactgGCATGATAGCAGAGCTGACTGTATTAGAAAAGGAGCTGACCTGATTGTGATCGACAACAAGGAGGAGCAG AGATTTGTGAGTGACTGCTCTGAAAACGCAAAAACTGGATATTCCATCTTTGAGGACGGATTCTGGATTGGTCTCACTGACACAAAGAGCGAGGGGACATGGGTCTGGATTAATAATGTCACAGAAGTGGAACAAAG GTACTGGATGGATCACCAAATACACTTGATGTATGATGAAAGTTTGTATAGTGACAGGTTCTACATTTATGAAGAACCAGATAGCGTGGCATCGAGAGAAGACTGTGCGGTTGCAGTTCATAGCCCCAGTAATCCCTGGAAGACACGTTATCATGCCAGCTGTCAACGTGAACACAGACACTGGATATGTGAGATGACATCAAGCTAA